From the Arvicola amphibius chromosome 2, mArvAmp1.2, whole genome shotgun sequence genome, one window contains:
- the Brpf1 gene encoding peregrin isoform X1, with amino-acid sequence MGVDFDVKTFCHNLRATKPPYECPVETCRKVYKSYSGIEYHLYHYDHDSPPPPQQTPLRKHKKKGRQSRPANKQSPSPSEVSQSPGREVMSYAQAQRMVEVDLHGRVHRISIFDNLDVVSEDEEAPEEAPENSSNKENTETPTATPKSGKHKNKEKRKDSNHHHHSAPASAAPKLPEVVYRELEQDTPDAPPRPTSYYRYIEKSAEELDEEVEYDMDEEDYIWLDIMNERRKTEGVSPIPQEIFEYLMDRLEKESYFESHNKGDPNALVDEDAVCCICNDGECQNSNVILFCDMCNLAVHQECYGVPYIPEGQWLCRRCLQSPSRAVDCALCPNKGGAFKQTDDGRWAHVVCALWIPEVCFANTVFLEPIDSIEHIPPARWKLTCYICKQRGSGACIQCHKANCYTAFHVTCAQQAGLYMKMEPVRETGANGTSFSVRKTAYCDIHTPPGSARRLPALSHSEGEEEEDEEEDEGKSWSSEKVKKAKAKSRIKMKKARKILAEKRAAAPVVSVPCIPPHRLSKITNRLTIQRKSQFMQRLHSYWTLKRQSRNGVPLLRRLQTHLQSQRNCDQVGRDSEDKNWALKEQLKSWQRLRHDLERARLLVELIRKREKLKRETIKIQQIAMEMQLTPFLILLRKTLEQLQEKDTGNIFSEPVPLSEVTELDEVPDYLDHIKKPMDFFTMKQNLEAYRYLNFDDFEEDFNLIVSNCLKYNAKDTIFYRAAVRLREQGGAVLRQARRQAEKMGIDFETGMHIPHNLAGDEAPHHTEDAEEERLVLLENQKHLPVEEQLKLLLERLDEVNASKQSVGRSRRAKMIKKEMTALRRKLAHQRETGRDGPERHGPSNRGSLTPHPAACDKDGQTDSAAEESSSQETSKGLGPNMSSTPAHEVGRRTSVLFSKKNPKTAGPPKRPGRPPKNRESQMTPSHGGSPVGPPQLPIMGSLRQRKRGRSPRPSSSSDSDSDKSTEDPPMDLPANGFSSGNQPVKKSFLVYRNDCNLPRSSSDSESSSSSSSSAASDRTSTTPSKQGRGKPSFSRGTFPEDSSEDTSGTENEAYSVGTGRGVGHSSKYPHPKSGVLGTQFQGLASPPAADPPPLSHSCEVVRKSLGRGAGWLSEDEDSPLDALDLVWAKCRGYPSYPALIIDPKMPREGMFHHGVPIPVPPLEVLKLGEQMTQEAREHLYLVLFFDNKRTWQWLPRTKLVPLGVNQDLDKEKMLEGRKSNIRKSVQIAYHRALQHRSKVQGEQSSETSDSD; translated from the exons ATGGGGGTAGACTTTGATGTGAAGACCTTCTGCCACAACTTGCGGGCAACTAAGCCACCATATGAATGCCCTGTGGAGACCTGCCGCAAGGTTTACAAGAGTTACAGTGGTATTGAGTACCACCTATACCACTATGACCACGAcagcccaccaccaccacagcagaCTCCACTGCGCAAGCACAAAAAGAAAGGGCGTCAGTCACGACCAGCCAATAAGCAGTCACCCAGCCCCTCTGAGGTCTCACAGTCACCAGGCCGAGAGGTGATGAGTTATGCTCAGGCCCAGCGCATGGTAGAGGTGGACTTGCATGGCCGTGTCCACCGCATCAGCATTTTTGACAACCTGGATGTGGTATCAGAGGATGAGGAAGCCCCTGAGGAGGCCCCAGAGAATAGCAGCAACAAAGAGAACACCGAGACACCCACGGCTACACCTAAGTCAGGCAAGCATAAGAACAAGGAGAAACGCAAGGActccaaccaccaccaccacagtgcTCCCGCCAGTGCTGCTCCCAAACTGCCTGAGGTGGTGTATCGAGAGCTGGAGCAAGACACCCCTGATGCACCACCCCGGCCCACTTCCTACTACCG GTACATTGAGAAGTCTGCAGAAGAACTGGATGAGGAAGTAGAGTATGACATGGACGAGGAGGACTACATCTGGCTGGATATCATGAATGAGCGACGGAAGACAGAGGGTGTGAGTCCTATCCCACAGGAGATCTTTGAGTACCTAATGGACCGGTTGGAGAAGGAGTCTTACTTTGAGAGTCACAATAAAGGTGACCCCAATGCACTAGTGGATGAAGATGCCGTGTGCTGTATCTGCAATGACGGCGAATGCCAGAACAGCAATGTCATCCTCTTCTGTGACATGTGCAACTTGGCTGTGCATCAGGAGTGCTATGGTGTCCCTTATATCCCTGAGGGCCAGTGGCTGTGCCGCCGTTGCCTGCAGTCACCTTCTCGTGCAGTGGACTGTGCTCTGTGCCCCAATAAGGGTGGTGCCTTTAAGCAGACAGATGATGGCCGCTGGGCTCACGTTGTGTGTGCCTTGTGGATCCCTGAGGTCTGCTTTGCCAACACAGTCTTCCTAGAACCTATTGACAGCATTGAGCATATCCCACCAGCCCGCTGGAAGCTCACCTGCTACATTTGCAAACAGCGGGGCTCTGGAGCCTGCATCCAGTGCCACAAGGCCAACTGCTACACAGCCTTCCATGTGACATGTGCCCAGCAGGCTGGCCTTTACATGAAGATGGAACCTGTGCGGGAGACAGGTGCCAATGGCACCTCCTTTAGCGTCCGCAAGACAGCCTACTGTGACATCCACACACCCCCAGGTTCTGCTCGCCGCCTACCTGCCCTCTCCCACAgtgagggtgaggaggaggaggatgaagaagaagatgAGGGTAAAAGCTGGAGCTCAGAGAAGGTCAAGAAGGCCAAGGCCAAGTCCCGGATTAAGATGAAGAAAGCTCGGAAGATCTTAGCAGAAAAGCGAGCAGCAGCACCTGTGGTGTCTGTACCCTGCATTCCGCCACACAG ACTCAGTAAGATCACCAACCGCCTGACCATCCAGAggaagagccagttcatgcagagGCTACACAGCTACTGGACTCTGAAACGACAGTCACGGAATGGGGTCCCACTACTTCGGCGTCTGCAGACACATCTTCAGTCTCAGAGGAACTGTGATCAAGTCGGG AGAGATTCTGAAGATAAGAACTGGGCCCTCAAAGAACAGCTCAAGTCTTGGCAGCGGCTCCGGCATGACCTGGAGCGAGCTCGGCTGCTGGTGGAGTTGATTCGCAAGCGAGAGAAACTCAAAAGGGAGACG ATTAAGATCCAGCAGATTGCCATGGAAATGCAGCTGACCcctttcctcatcctcctccgAAAAACCTTGGAGCAGCTCCAAGAGAAGGACACAGGCAACATCTTCAGCGAGCCGGTCCCTCTGTCTGAGGTAACCGAATTGGACGAA GTACCTGACTACCTAGACCACATCAAAAAGCCCATGGACTTTTTCACCATGAAGCAGAACTTGGAGGCTTATCGCTACTTGAATTTTGATGATTTTGAGGAGGACTTCAACCTCATTGTCAGCAACTGCCTAAAGTATAATGCCAAGGACACCATCTTCTACAGGGCAGCGGTGCGACTCCGTGAGCAGGGTGGCGCTGTACTCCGTCAGGCCCGGCGACAGGCAGAAAAAATGGGCATTGACTTTGAGACGGGCATGCATATCCCTCACAACTTGGCCGGAGATGAGGCCCCACATCACACTGAAGATG CAGAGGAAGAACGGCTGGTCCTGCTGGAGAACCAGAAACACCTGCCAGTAGAAGAGCAGCTAAAGTTGTTGCTGGAGCGGCTGGACGAAGTCAATGCCAGCAAGCAAAGTGTGGGCCGTTCCCGCCGTGCAAAAATGATCAAGAAAGAGATGACGGCATTGCGACGGAAACTTGCTCACCAGCGGGAAACTGGCCGGGATGGGCCTGAGCGTCATGGTCCCTCCAACCGGGGCAGTCTGACACCCCACCCTGCAGCCTGTGAcaaggatggacagacagacagtgccGCAGAAGAGAGCAGCAGCCAGGAGACAAGCAAAG GCCTGGGTCCCAACATGTCCTCAACCCCTGCACATGAGGTGGGCAGGAGAACCTCAGTTCTGTTCTCCAAAAAGAACCCGAAGACAGCTGGGCCGCCCAAGAGGCCGGGCCGGCCCCCCAAAAACCGGGAGAGCCAGATGACCCCCAGCCATGGAGGCAGTCCTGTGGGGCCCCCCCAGCTTCCCATCATGGGCTCCCTGCGTCAGCGCAAGCGGGGTAGGAGCCCCCGGCCCAGTTCGAGCTCAGACAGCGACAGTGATAAGTCCACAGAAGACCCCCCAATGG aCTTACCAGCCAATGGCTTCAGCAGTGGGAACCAGCCAGTGAAGAAGAGTTTCTTGGTGTACCGTAATGACTGCAACCTTCCCCGGAGCAGCTCAGACTCAgagtccagcagcagcagcagcagcagtgccgCCTCAGACCGGACCAG CACAACACCCTCAAAACAAGGCCGGGGGAAGCCCTCCTTCTCTCGGGGCACATTCCCAGAGGACAGCAGTGAAGATACGTCAGGCACTGAGAATGAGGCCTACTCCGTGGGCACTGGCCGCGGCGTGGGCCACAGCAGTAAGTACCCTCACCCAAAGTcaggggtgctggggacccagtTTCAAGGCCTTGCCAGCCCCCCAGCTGCTgatccacctcctctctcccattcCTGTGAAGTGGTAAGAAAGAGTCTGGGTCGTGGAGCTGGCTGGCTGTCAGAGGACGAGGACTCCCCATTGGATGCTCTGGACCTTGTGTGGGCCAAGTGCCGAGGTTATCCATCATATCCAGCTCTG ATCATTGATCCAAAGATGCCCCGAGAAGGTATGTTCCATCATGGGGTTCCCATCCCTGTACCACCATTGGAGGTTCTAAAACTTGGGGAACAGATGACACAGGAAGCCCGAGAGCATCTCTACCTCGTTCTCTTCTTTGACAACAAACGAACCTG GCAATGGCTGCCCAGGACTAAACTCGTTCCTCTGGGTGTGAACCAGGATCTAGACAAAGAGAAGATGCTAGAGGGCCGCAAGTCCAACATCCGCAAGTCAGTGCAGATCGCCTACCACAGGGCTCTGCAGCACCGCAGCAAGGTGCAGGGTGAGCAGAGCAGCGAGACCAGCGATAGTGACTGA
- the Brpf1 gene encoding peregrin isoform X3, whose product MGVDFDVKTFCHNLRATKPPYECPVETCRKVYKSYSGIEYHLYHYDHDSPPPPQQTPLRKHKKKGRQSRPANKQSPSPSEVSQSPGREVMSYAQAQRMVEVDLHGRVHRISIFDNLDVVSEDEEAPEEAPENSSNKENTETPTATPKSGKHKNKEKRKDSNHHHHSAPASAAPKLPEVVYRELEQDTPDAPPRPTSYYRYIEKSAEELDEEVEYDMDEEDYIWLDIMNERRKTEGVSPIPQEIFEYLMDRLEKESYFESHNKGDPNALVDEDAVCCICNDGECQNSNVILFCDMCNLAVHQECYGVPYIPEGQWLCRRCLQSPSRAVDCALCPNKGGAFKQTDDGRWAHVVCALWIPEVCFANTVFLEPIDSIEHIPPARWKLTCYICKQRGSGACIQCHKANCYTAFHVTCAQQAGLYMKMEPVRETGANGTSFSVRKTAYCDIHTPPGSARRLPALSHSEGEEEEDEEEDEGKSWSSEKVKKAKAKSRIKMKKARKILAEKRAAAPVVSVPCIPPHRLSKITNRLTIQRKSQFMQRLHSYWTLKRQSRNGVPLLRRLQTHLQSQRNCDQVGRDSEDKNWALKEQLKSWQRLRHDLERARLLVELIRKREKLKRETIKIQQIAMEMQLTPFLILLRKTLEQLQEKDTGNIFSEPVPLSEVPDYLDHIKKPMDFFTMKQNLEAYRYLNFDDFEEDFNLIVSNCLKYNAKDTIFYRAAVRLREQGGAVLRQARRQAEKMGIDFETGMHIPHNLAGDEAPHHTEDAEEERLVLLENQKHLPVEEQLKLLLERLDEVNASKQSVGRSRRAKMIKKEMTALRRKLAHQRETGRDGPERHGPSNRGSLTPHPAACDKDGQTDSAAEESSSQETSKGLGPNMSSTPAHEVGRRTSVLFSKKNPKTAGPPKRPGRPPKNRESQMTPSHGGSPVGPPQLPIMGSLRQRKRGRSPRPSSSSDSDSDKSTEDPPMDLPANGFSSGNQPVKKSFLVYRNDCNLPRSSSDSESSSSSSSSAASDRTSTTPSKQGRGKPSFSRGTFPEDSSEDTSGTENEAYSVGTGRGVGHSSKYPHPKSGVLGTQFQGLASPPAADPPPLSHSCEVVRKSLGRGAGWLSEDEDSPLDALDLVWAKCRGYPSYPALIIDPKMPREGMFHHGVPIPVPPLEVLKLGEQMTQEAREHLYLVLFFDNKRTWQWLPRTKLVPLGVNQDLDKEKMLEGRKSNIRKSVQIAYHRALQHRSKVQGEQSSETSDSD is encoded by the exons ATGGGGGTAGACTTTGATGTGAAGACCTTCTGCCACAACTTGCGGGCAACTAAGCCACCATATGAATGCCCTGTGGAGACCTGCCGCAAGGTTTACAAGAGTTACAGTGGTATTGAGTACCACCTATACCACTATGACCACGAcagcccaccaccaccacagcagaCTCCACTGCGCAAGCACAAAAAGAAAGGGCGTCAGTCACGACCAGCCAATAAGCAGTCACCCAGCCCCTCTGAGGTCTCACAGTCACCAGGCCGAGAGGTGATGAGTTATGCTCAGGCCCAGCGCATGGTAGAGGTGGACTTGCATGGCCGTGTCCACCGCATCAGCATTTTTGACAACCTGGATGTGGTATCAGAGGATGAGGAAGCCCCTGAGGAGGCCCCAGAGAATAGCAGCAACAAAGAGAACACCGAGACACCCACGGCTACACCTAAGTCAGGCAAGCATAAGAACAAGGAGAAACGCAAGGActccaaccaccaccaccacagtgcTCCCGCCAGTGCTGCTCCCAAACTGCCTGAGGTGGTGTATCGAGAGCTGGAGCAAGACACCCCTGATGCACCACCCCGGCCCACTTCCTACTACCG GTACATTGAGAAGTCTGCAGAAGAACTGGATGAGGAAGTAGAGTATGACATGGACGAGGAGGACTACATCTGGCTGGATATCATGAATGAGCGACGGAAGACAGAGGGTGTGAGTCCTATCCCACAGGAGATCTTTGAGTACCTAATGGACCGGTTGGAGAAGGAGTCTTACTTTGAGAGTCACAATAAAGGTGACCCCAATGCACTAGTGGATGAAGATGCCGTGTGCTGTATCTGCAATGACGGCGAATGCCAGAACAGCAATGTCATCCTCTTCTGTGACATGTGCAACTTGGCTGTGCATCAGGAGTGCTATGGTGTCCCTTATATCCCTGAGGGCCAGTGGCTGTGCCGCCGTTGCCTGCAGTCACCTTCTCGTGCAGTGGACTGTGCTCTGTGCCCCAATAAGGGTGGTGCCTTTAAGCAGACAGATGATGGCCGCTGGGCTCACGTTGTGTGTGCCTTGTGGATCCCTGAGGTCTGCTTTGCCAACACAGTCTTCCTAGAACCTATTGACAGCATTGAGCATATCCCACCAGCCCGCTGGAAGCTCACCTGCTACATTTGCAAACAGCGGGGCTCTGGAGCCTGCATCCAGTGCCACAAGGCCAACTGCTACACAGCCTTCCATGTGACATGTGCCCAGCAGGCTGGCCTTTACATGAAGATGGAACCTGTGCGGGAGACAGGTGCCAATGGCACCTCCTTTAGCGTCCGCAAGACAGCCTACTGTGACATCCACACACCCCCAGGTTCTGCTCGCCGCCTACCTGCCCTCTCCCACAgtgagggtgaggaggaggaggatgaagaagaagatgAGGGTAAAAGCTGGAGCTCAGAGAAGGTCAAGAAGGCCAAGGCCAAGTCCCGGATTAAGATGAAGAAAGCTCGGAAGATCTTAGCAGAAAAGCGAGCAGCAGCACCTGTGGTGTCTGTACCCTGCATTCCGCCACACAG ACTCAGTAAGATCACCAACCGCCTGACCATCCAGAggaagagccagttcatgcagagGCTACACAGCTACTGGACTCTGAAACGACAGTCACGGAATGGGGTCCCACTACTTCGGCGTCTGCAGACACATCTTCAGTCTCAGAGGAACTGTGATCAAGTCGGG AGAGATTCTGAAGATAAGAACTGGGCCCTCAAAGAACAGCTCAAGTCTTGGCAGCGGCTCCGGCATGACCTGGAGCGAGCTCGGCTGCTGGTGGAGTTGATTCGCAAGCGAGAGAAACTCAAAAGGGAGACG ATTAAGATCCAGCAGATTGCCATGGAAATGCAGCTGACCcctttcctcatcctcctccgAAAAACCTTGGAGCAGCTCCAAGAGAAGGACACAGGCAACATCTTCAGCGAGCCGGTCCCTCTGTCTGAG GTACCTGACTACCTAGACCACATCAAAAAGCCCATGGACTTTTTCACCATGAAGCAGAACTTGGAGGCTTATCGCTACTTGAATTTTGATGATTTTGAGGAGGACTTCAACCTCATTGTCAGCAACTGCCTAAAGTATAATGCCAAGGACACCATCTTCTACAGGGCAGCGGTGCGACTCCGTGAGCAGGGTGGCGCTGTACTCCGTCAGGCCCGGCGACAGGCAGAAAAAATGGGCATTGACTTTGAGACGGGCATGCATATCCCTCACAACTTGGCCGGAGATGAGGCCCCACATCACACTGAAGATG CAGAGGAAGAACGGCTGGTCCTGCTGGAGAACCAGAAACACCTGCCAGTAGAAGAGCAGCTAAAGTTGTTGCTGGAGCGGCTGGACGAAGTCAATGCCAGCAAGCAAAGTGTGGGCCGTTCCCGCCGTGCAAAAATGATCAAGAAAGAGATGACGGCATTGCGACGGAAACTTGCTCACCAGCGGGAAACTGGCCGGGATGGGCCTGAGCGTCATGGTCCCTCCAACCGGGGCAGTCTGACACCCCACCCTGCAGCCTGTGAcaaggatggacagacagacagtgccGCAGAAGAGAGCAGCAGCCAGGAGACAAGCAAAG GCCTGGGTCCCAACATGTCCTCAACCCCTGCACATGAGGTGGGCAGGAGAACCTCAGTTCTGTTCTCCAAAAAGAACCCGAAGACAGCTGGGCCGCCCAAGAGGCCGGGCCGGCCCCCCAAAAACCGGGAGAGCCAGATGACCCCCAGCCATGGAGGCAGTCCTGTGGGGCCCCCCCAGCTTCCCATCATGGGCTCCCTGCGTCAGCGCAAGCGGGGTAGGAGCCCCCGGCCCAGTTCGAGCTCAGACAGCGACAGTGATAAGTCCACAGAAGACCCCCCAATGG aCTTACCAGCCAATGGCTTCAGCAGTGGGAACCAGCCAGTGAAGAAGAGTTTCTTGGTGTACCGTAATGACTGCAACCTTCCCCGGAGCAGCTCAGACTCAgagtccagcagcagcagcagcagcagtgccgCCTCAGACCGGACCAG CACAACACCCTCAAAACAAGGCCGGGGGAAGCCCTCCTTCTCTCGGGGCACATTCCCAGAGGACAGCAGTGAAGATACGTCAGGCACTGAGAATGAGGCCTACTCCGTGGGCACTGGCCGCGGCGTGGGCCACAGCAGTAAGTACCCTCACCCAAAGTcaggggtgctggggacccagtTTCAAGGCCTTGCCAGCCCCCCAGCTGCTgatccacctcctctctcccattcCTGTGAAGTGGTAAGAAAGAGTCTGGGTCGTGGAGCTGGCTGGCTGTCAGAGGACGAGGACTCCCCATTGGATGCTCTGGACCTTGTGTGGGCCAAGTGCCGAGGTTATCCATCATATCCAGCTCTG ATCATTGATCCAAAGATGCCCCGAGAAGGTATGTTCCATCATGGGGTTCCCATCCCTGTACCACCATTGGAGGTTCTAAAACTTGGGGAACAGATGACACAGGAAGCCCGAGAGCATCTCTACCTCGTTCTCTTCTTTGACAACAAACGAACCTG GCAATGGCTGCCCAGGACTAAACTCGTTCCTCTGGGTGTGAACCAGGATCTAGACAAAGAGAAGATGCTAGAGGGCCGCAAGTCCAACATCCGCAAGTCAGTGCAGATCGCCTACCACAGGGCTCTGCAGCACCGCAGCAAGGTGCAGGGTGAGCAGAGCAGCGAGACCAGCGATAGTGACTGA
- the Brpf1 gene encoding peregrin isoform X5, giving the protein MGVDFDVKTFCHNLRATKPPYECPVETCRKVYKSYSGIEYHLYHYDHDSPPPPQQTPLRKHKKKGRQSRPANKQSPSPSEVSQSPGREVMSYAQAQRMVEVDLHGRVHRISIFDNLDVVSEDEEAPEEAPENSSNKENTETPTATPKSGKHKNKEKRKDSNHHHHSAPASAAPKLPEVVYRELEQDTPDAPPRPTSYYRYIEKSAEELDEEVEYDMDEEDYIWLDIMNERRKTEGVSPIPQEIFEYLMDRLEKESYFESHNKGDPNALVDEDAVCCICNDGECQNSNVILFCDMCNLAVHQECYGVPYIPEGQWLCRRCLQSPSRAVDCALCPNKGGAFKQTDDGRWAHVVCALWIPEVCFANTVFLEPIDSIEHIPPARWKLTCYICKQRGSGACIQCHKANCYTAFHVTCAQQAGLYMKMEPVRETGANGTSFSVRKTAYCDIHTPPGSARRLPALSHSEGEEEEDEEEDEGKSWSSEKVKKAKAKSRIKMKKARKILAEKRAAAPVVSVPCIPPHRLSKITNRLTIQRKSQFMQRLHSYWTLKRQSRNGVPLLRRLQTHLQSQRNCDQVGRDSEDKNWALKEQLKSWQRLRHDLERARLLVELIRKREKLKRETIKIQQIAMEMQLTPFLILLRKTLEQLQEKDTGNIFSEPVPLSEVTELDEVPDYLDHIKKPMDFFTMKQNLEAYRYLNFDDFEEDFNLIVSNCLKYNAKDTIFYRAAVRLREQGGAVLRQARRQAEKMGIDFETGMHIPHNLAGDEAPHHTEDAEEERLVLLENQKHLPVEEQLKLLLERLDEVNASKQSVGRSRRAKMIKKEMTALRRKLAHQRETGRDGPERHGPSNRGSLTPHPAACDKDGQTDSAAEESSSQETSKGLGPNMSSTPAHEVGRRTSVLFSKKNPKTAGPPKRPGRPPKNRESQMTPSHGGSPVGPPQLPIMGSLRQRKRGRSPRPSSSSDSDSDKSTEDPPMDLPANGFSSGNQPVKKSFLVYRNDCNLPRSSSDSESSSSSSSSAASDRTSTTPSKQGRGKPSFSRGTFPEDSSEDTSGTENEAYSVGTGRGVGHSMVRKSLGRGAGWLSEDEDSPLDALDLVWAKCRGYPSYPALIIDPKMPREGMFHHGVPIPVPPLEVLKLGEQMTQEAREHLYLVLFFDNKRTWQWLPRTKLVPLGVNQDLDKEKMLEGRKSNIRKSVQIAYHRALQHRSKVQGEQSSETSDSD; this is encoded by the exons ATGGGGGTAGACTTTGATGTGAAGACCTTCTGCCACAACTTGCGGGCAACTAAGCCACCATATGAATGCCCTGTGGAGACCTGCCGCAAGGTTTACAAGAGTTACAGTGGTATTGAGTACCACCTATACCACTATGACCACGAcagcccaccaccaccacagcagaCTCCACTGCGCAAGCACAAAAAGAAAGGGCGTCAGTCACGACCAGCCAATAAGCAGTCACCCAGCCCCTCTGAGGTCTCACAGTCACCAGGCCGAGAGGTGATGAGTTATGCTCAGGCCCAGCGCATGGTAGAGGTGGACTTGCATGGCCGTGTCCACCGCATCAGCATTTTTGACAACCTGGATGTGGTATCAGAGGATGAGGAAGCCCCTGAGGAGGCCCCAGAGAATAGCAGCAACAAAGAGAACACCGAGACACCCACGGCTACACCTAAGTCAGGCAAGCATAAGAACAAGGAGAAACGCAAGGActccaaccaccaccaccacagtgcTCCCGCCAGTGCTGCTCCCAAACTGCCTGAGGTGGTGTATCGAGAGCTGGAGCAAGACACCCCTGATGCACCACCCCGGCCCACTTCCTACTACCG GTACATTGAGAAGTCTGCAGAAGAACTGGATGAGGAAGTAGAGTATGACATGGACGAGGAGGACTACATCTGGCTGGATATCATGAATGAGCGACGGAAGACAGAGGGTGTGAGTCCTATCCCACAGGAGATCTTTGAGTACCTAATGGACCGGTTGGAGAAGGAGTCTTACTTTGAGAGTCACAATAAAGGTGACCCCAATGCACTAGTGGATGAAGATGCCGTGTGCTGTATCTGCAATGACGGCGAATGCCAGAACAGCAATGTCATCCTCTTCTGTGACATGTGCAACTTGGCTGTGCATCAGGAGTGCTATGGTGTCCCTTATATCCCTGAGGGCCAGTGGCTGTGCCGCCGTTGCCTGCAGTCACCTTCTCGTGCAGTGGACTGTGCTCTGTGCCCCAATAAGGGTGGTGCCTTTAAGCAGACAGATGATGGCCGCTGGGCTCACGTTGTGTGTGCCTTGTGGATCCCTGAGGTCTGCTTTGCCAACACAGTCTTCCTAGAACCTATTGACAGCATTGAGCATATCCCACCAGCCCGCTGGAAGCTCACCTGCTACATTTGCAAACAGCGGGGCTCTGGAGCCTGCATCCAGTGCCACAAGGCCAACTGCTACACAGCCTTCCATGTGACATGTGCCCAGCAGGCTGGCCTTTACATGAAGATGGAACCTGTGCGGGAGACAGGTGCCAATGGCACCTCCTTTAGCGTCCGCAAGACAGCCTACTGTGACATCCACACACCCCCAGGTTCTGCTCGCCGCCTACCTGCCCTCTCCCACAgtgagggtgaggaggaggaggatgaagaagaagatgAGGGTAAAAGCTGGAGCTCAGAGAAGGTCAAGAAGGCCAAGGCCAAGTCCCGGATTAAGATGAAGAAAGCTCGGAAGATCTTAGCAGAAAAGCGAGCAGCAGCACCTGTGGTGTCTGTACCCTGCATTCCGCCACACAG ACTCAGTAAGATCACCAACCGCCTGACCATCCAGAggaagagccagttcatgcagagGCTACACAGCTACTGGACTCTGAAACGACAGTCACGGAATGGGGTCCCACTACTTCGGCGTCTGCAGACACATCTTCAGTCTCAGAGGAACTGTGATCAAGTCGGG AGAGATTCTGAAGATAAGAACTGGGCCCTCAAAGAACAGCTCAAGTCTTGGCAGCGGCTCCGGCATGACCTGGAGCGAGCTCGGCTGCTGGTGGAGTTGATTCGCAAGCGAGAGAAACTCAAAAGGGAGACG ATTAAGATCCAGCAGATTGCCATGGAAATGCAGCTGACCcctttcctcatcctcctccgAAAAACCTTGGAGCAGCTCCAAGAGAAGGACACAGGCAACATCTTCAGCGAGCCGGTCCCTCTGTCTGAGGTAACCGAATTGGACGAA GTACCTGACTACCTAGACCACATCAAAAAGCCCATGGACTTTTTCACCATGAAGCAGAACTTGGAGGCTTATCGCTACTTGAATTTTGATGATTTTGAGGAGGACTTCAACCTCATTGTCAGCAACTGCCTAAAGTATAATGCCAAGGACACCATCTTCTACAGGGCAGCGGTGCGACTCCGTGAGCAGGGTGGCGCTGTACTCCGTCAGGCCCGGCGACAGGCAGAAAAAATGGGCATTGACTTTGAGACGGGCATGCATATCCCTCACAACTTGGCCGGAGATGAGGCCCCACATCACACTGAAGATG CAGAGGAAGAACGGCTGGTCCTGCTGGAGAACCAGAAACACCTGCCAGTAGAAGAGCAGCTAAAGTTGTTGCTGGAGCGGCTGGACGAAGTCAATGCCAGCAAGCAAAGTGTGGGCCGTTCCCGCCGTGCAAAAATGATCAAGAAAGAGATGACGGCATTGCGACGGAAACTTGCTCACCAGCGGGAAACTGGCCGGGATGGGCCTGAGCGTCATGGTCCCTCCAACCGGGGCAGTCTGACACCCCACCCTGCAGCCTGTGAcaaggatggacagacagacagtgccGCAGAAGAGAGCAGCAGCCAGGAGACAAGCAAAG GCCTGGGTCCCAACATGTCCTCAACCCCTGCACATGAGGTGGGCAGGAGAACCTCAGTTCTGTTCTCCAAAAAGAACCCGAAGACAGCTGGGCCGCCCAAGAGGCCGGGCCGGCCCCCCAAAAACCGGGAGAGCCAGATGACCCCCAGCCATGGAGGCAGTCCTGTGGGGCCCCCCCAGCTTCCCATCATGGGCTCCCTGCGTCAGCGCAAGCGGGGTAGGAGCCCCCGGCCCAGTTCGAGCTCAGACAGCGACAGTGATAAGTCCACAGAAGACCCCCCAATGG aCTTACCAGCCAATGGCTTCAGCAGTGGGAACCAGCCAGTGAAGAAGAGTTTCTTGGTGTACCGTAATGACTGCAACCTTCCCCGGAGCAGCTCAGACTCAgagtccagcagcagcagcagcagcagtgccgCCTCAGACCGGACCAG CACAACACCCTCAAAACAAGGCCGGGGGAAGCCCTCCTTCTCTCGGGGCACATTCCCAGAGGACAGCAGTGAAGATACGTCAGGCACTGAGAATGAGGCCTACTCCGTGGGCACTGGCCGCGGCGTGGGCCACAGCA TGGTAAGAAAGAGTCTGGGTCGTGGAGCTGGCTGGCTGTCAGAGGACGAGGACTCCCCATTGGATGCTCTGGACCTTGTGTGGGCCAAGTGCCGAGGTTATCCATCATATCCAGCTCTG ATCATTGATCCAAAGATGCCCCGAGAAGGTATGTTCCATCATGGGGTTCCCATCCCTGTACCACCATTGGAGGTTCTAAAACTTGGGGAACAGATGACACAGGAAGCCCGAGAGCATCTCTACCTCGTTCTCTTCTTTGACAACAAACGAACCTG GCAATGGCTGCCCAGGACTAAACTCGTTCCTCTGGGTGTGAACCAGGATCTAGACAAAGAGAAGATGCTAGAGGGCCGCAAGTCCAACATCCGCAAGTCAGTGCAGATCGCCTACCACAGGGCTCTGCAGCACCGCAGCAAGGTGCAGGGTGAGCAGAGCAGCGAGACCAGCGATAGTGACTGA